In Pseudomonas rhizosphaerae, one DNA window encodes the following:
- a CDS encoding glutamine synthetase family protein: MSPNLDQLTDWLKDHKITEVECLIADLTGITRGKISPTNKFIAEKGMRLPESVLLQTVTGDYVEDDIYYELLDPADIDMICRPDENAVFLVPWAIEPTAQVIHDTYDKQGNPIELSPRNVLKKVLKLYADKGWQPIVAPEMEFYLTKRCEDPDFPLQPPIGRSGRPETGRQSFSIEAANEFDPLFEDVYDWCEAQNLDLDTLIHEDGTAQMEINFRHGNALHLADQILVFKRTMREAALKHNVAATFMAKPMTGEPGSAMHLHQSIVDSATGKNIFANEDGSMSQLFLHHVGGLQKFIPELLPLFAPNVNSFRRFLPDTSAPVNVEWGEENRTVGLRVPDATPQNRRVENRLPGADANPYLAIAASLLCGYIGMVEGLNPSAPVQGRGYERRNLRLPLTIEDALERMENCKTVEKYLGKKFVVGYVAVKRAEHENFKRVISSWEREFLLFAV, encoded by the coding sequence ATGAGTCCCAACCTCGACCAGCTCACCGATTGGTTGAAAGATCACAAGATCACCGAAGTCGAATGCCTGATCGCCGACCTCACCGGCATCACCCGCGGCAAGATCTCTCCGACCAACAAGTTCATCGCCGAAAAGGGCATGCGCCTGCCGGAAAGTGTTCTATTGCAAACTGTGACCGGCGACTATGTAGAAGACGACATCTACTACGAGTTGCTCGACCCCGCCGACATCGACATGATCTGCCGTCCCGACGAGAACGCGGTGTTTCTCGTTCCCTGGGCCATCGAACCTACGGCGCAGGTCATTCACGACACCTACGACAAGCAGGGCAACCCCATCGAGCTGTCGCCGCGCAACGTGCTCAAGAAGGTCTTGAAGCTGTACGCGGACAAGGGCTGGCAGCCCATCGTGGCGCCGGAGATGGAGTTCTACCTGACCAAGCGCTGCGAAGACCCGGACTTTCCGCTGCAGCCGCCGATTGGCCGCTCCGGGCGTCCGGAAACCGGCCGGCAGTCGTTTTCCATCGAGGCGGCGAACGAGTTCGATCCGCTGTTCGAAGACGTCTACGACTGGTGCGAAGCACAGAACCTGGACCTCGACACGCTGATCCACGAAGACGGCACGGCGCAGATGGAAATCAATTTCCGGCACGGCAATGCCCTGCACCTGGCCGACCAGATCCTGGTGTTCAAACGCACCATGCGCGAGGCCGCACTCAAGCACAACGTAGCCGCGACGTTCATGGCCAAGCCCATGACCGGCGAGCCGGGCAGTGCCATGCACTTGCACCAGAGCATCGTCGATTCGGCCACCGGCAAGAACATCTTCGCCAACGAAGATGGCTCCATGAGCCAGCTGTTCCTGCACCACGTCGGCGGCCTGCAGAAATTCATTCCCGAACTGCTGCCGCTGTTCGCCCCCAACGTCAATTCGTTCCGCCGCTTCCTGCCCGACACCTCGGCGCCGGTCAACGTCGAGTGGGGTGAGGAAAACCGCACCGTGGGCCTGCGCGTGCCCGATGCCACGCCGCAGAACCGGCGGGTCGAGAACCGCCTGCCGGGCGCCGATGCCAACCCGTACCTGGCCATCGCAGCCAGCCTGCTGTGCGGCTACATCGGCATGGTCGAGGGCTTGAACCCGAGCGCGCCGGTCCAGGGCCGTGGCTACGAACGTCGCAATCTGCGCCTGCCGTTGACCATCGAAGATGCGCTGGAGCGCATGGAAAACTGCAAGACGGTGGAGAAATACCTGGGCAAGAAATTCGTCGTCGGCTATGTCGCGGTCAAGCGCGCCGAACACGAGAACTTCAAGCGCGTGATCAGCTCATGGGAACGTGAGTTCCTGCTGTTCGCGGTGTGA
- a CDS encoding aspartate aminotransferase family protein, whose amino-acid sequence MSNNNPQTQHWQDLSSAHHLAPFSDYTQLKNKGPRIITKADGVYLWDSEGHKILDGMAGLWCVAIGYGREELVQAASTQMRELPYYNLFFQTAHPPALELAKAIADLAPAGMNHVFFTGSGSEGNDTVLRLVRHYWALKGKPEKKVIISRVNGYHGSTVAGASLGGMSGMHEQGDLPIPGIVHIAQPYWFGEGGDMTPDEFGVWAAEELEKKILEVGEDNVAAFIAEPIQGAGGVIIPPESYWPKVKEVLARYDILFVADEVICGFGRTGHWFGSDYYDLAPDLMTIAKGLTSGYIPMGGVIVRDEVVQVINQGGDFNHGFTYSGHPVAAAVGLENLRILRDEHIVDNVRTEAAPYLQKRLRELQDHPLVGEVRGLGMLGAIELVKDKATRRRHEGRGAGMICRQFCFDNGLIMRAVGDTMIIAPPLVISHAEIDELVSKARLCLDLTLEALGG is encoded by the coding sequence ATGAGCAACAACAACCCCCAGACCCAGCATTGGCAGGACTTGAGCAGCGCCCATCACCTGGCGCCTTTCAGCGATTACACGCAGCTCAAGAACAAGGGTCCGCGGATCATCACCAAGGCCGACGGCGTATACCTGTGGGACAGCGAAGGGCACAAGATCCTCGACGGCATGGCGGGCCTGTGGTGCGTGGCCATCGGCTACGGTCGCGAAGAGCTGGTGCAGGCCGCCAGCACGCAGATGCGCGAGCTGCCTTATTACAATCTGTTTTTCCAGACCGCCCACCCGCCTGCGCTGGAACTGGCCAAGGCCATTGCCGACCTGGCGCCGGCGGGCATGAACCATGTGTTCTTCACCGGTTCGGGCTCCGAAGGTAACGACACCGTGCTGCGCCTGGTGCGCCATTACTGGGCGCTCAAGGGCAAGCCCGAGAAGAAGGTCATCATCAGCCGCGTCAATGGCTACCACGGCTCCACCGTGGCCGGTGCCAGCCTGGGCGGCATGTCGGGCATGCACGAGCAGGGCGACCTGCCGATTCCCGGCATTGTGCACATTGCTCAGCCGTACTGGTTTGGCGAGGGCGGCGACATGACCCCCGACGAGTTCGGTGTCTGGGCCGCCGAGGAGCTGGAAAAGAAGATCCTGGAAGTGGGCGAAGACAACGTCGCGGCGTTCATCGCCGAGCCGATCCAGGGCGCCGGCGGGGTGATCATTCCGCCCGAAAGCTACTGGCCGAAGGTCAAGGAAGTGCTGGCGCGCTACGACATCCTGTTCGTCGCCGATGAAGTGATCTGTGGCTTCGGCCGTACCGGCCACTGGTTCGGCAGCGACTACTACGACCTGGCGCCCGACCTGATGACCATCGCCAAGGGCCTCACCAGCGGCTACATCCCCATGGGTGGAGTGATCGTGCGCGACGAAGTCGTGCAGGTGATCAACCAGGGCGGCGACTTCAACCATGGCTTCACCTATTCCGGGCATCCGGTAGCGGCGGCAGTGGGGCTGGAAAACCTGCGTATCCTGCGCGACGAGCACATCGTCGATAACGTTCGCACCGAGGCGGCACCGTATTTGCAAAAGCGTCTGCGGGAGCTGCAAGACCACCCGCTGGTGGGTGAGGTGCGCGGCCTGGGCATGCTCGGGGCAATCGAACTGGTCAAGGACAAGGCTACCCGCAGGCGCCACGAAGGCCGTGGCGCCGGCATGATCTGTCGGCAGTTCTGTTTCGACAACGGGCTGATCATGCGCGCGGTCGGTGACACCATGATCATCGCTCCGCCGTTGGTCATCAGCCATGCCGAGATCGACGAACTGGTGAGCAAGGCACGCCTTTGCCTGGACCTGACACTCGAAGCGCTAGGTGGCTAA
- a CDS encoding polyamine ABC transporter substrate-binding protein, translating into MKIFGKTLLAAALMGAMASAAQADDKVLHVYNWSDYIAPDTVKQFEAESGIKVVYDVFDSNETLEAKLLAGKSGYDVVVPSNNFLAKQIKAGVYQELDRSKLPNWKNLNESLLKAVSVSDPDNKHAFPYMWGSIGIGFNADKVKAALGADAPTNSWDLLFKPENAAKLKSCGISFLDSPTEMLPIALHYLGYPTDSQDKKQLAEAEALFLKVRPSIGYFHSSKYISDLANGNICVAVGYSGDIYQAKSRAEEAGGKVKVSYNIPKEGAGSFFDMVAIPKDAENVEGAYKFMTFLMKPEVMAEITNSVQFPNGNQAATALVDKAISGDPGIYPPADVQAKLYAIADLPAATQRIMTRSWTKIKSGK; encoded by the coding sequence ATGAAGATATTTGGCAAGACCCTCCTCGCCGCAGCCCTGATGGGGGCGATGGCCAGTGCTGCACAGGCAGACGACAAGGTGCTGCATGTGTACAACTGGTCGGACTACATCGCACCGGACACGGTCAAGCAGTTCGAGGCGGAGTCGGGGATCAAGGTCGTCTACGACGTATTCGACAGCAACGAAACCCTGGAAGCCAAGCTGTTGGCCGGCAAGTCCGGCTACGATGTCGTCGTGCCTTCCAACAACTTCCTGGCCAAGCAGATCAAGGCCGGCGTTTACCAGGAACTGGATCGCTCCAAGCTGCCGAACTGGAAGAACCTCAACGAATCGCTGCTCAAGGCCGTGTCGGTGAGCGACCCGGACAACAAGCACGCCTTCCCGTACATGTGGGGCTCGATCGGCATCGGCTTCAATGCCGACAAGGTCAAGGCAGCACTGGGCGCCGACGCGCCGACCAACAGCTGGGACCTGCTGTTCAAGCCGGAAAACGCCGCCAAGCTGAAGTCGTGCGGCATCAGCTTCCTCGATTCGCCAACCGAAATGCTGCCGATCGCCCTGCATTACCTGGGCTACCCGACCGATTCGCAAGACAAGAAGCAGCTCGCCGAAGCCGAGGCGCTGTTCCTCAAGGTGCGTCCATCGATCGGTTACTTCCACTCGTCCAAGTACATCTCCGACCTGGCCAACGGCAACATCTGCGTGGCCGTGGGTTACTCGGGTGACATCTACCAGGCCAAGTCCCGCGCCGAAGAGGCCGGTGGCAAGGTCAAGGTCAGCTACAACATTCCCAAGGAAGGCGCTGGCAGCTTCTTCGACATGGTCGCCATTCCCAAGGATGCCGAAAACGTCGAAGGTGCCTACAAGTTCATGACCTTCCTGATGAAGCCGGAAGTCATGGCCGAGATCACTAACAGCGTGCAATTTCCCAACGGTAACCAGGCTGCAACGGCACTGGTGGATAAAGCCATCAGCGGCGACCCAGGCATCTATCCACCGGCCGATGTGCAAGCCAAGCTGTACGCCATCGCCGACCTGCCTGCGGCAACGCAGCGCATCATGACGCGCAGCTGGACCAAGATTAAGTCGGGCAAGTAA
- a CDS encoding polyamine ABC transporter substrate-binding protein produces MSHSLFRKAMLIGAGLTLALNAQAAGTVHIYNWSDYIGESTLADFEAASGIKPVYDVFDSNETLEGKLLAGHTGYDVVVPSNHFLGKQIKAGAFQKLDKSQLSNYSNLDPVLLKRLEKNDPGNQYAVPYLWGTNGIGYNVDKIKAVLGVDKIDSWAMVFEPENIKKLSKCGVAFLDSPDEMFPAVLNYMGLDPNTTDEKLYKQAEAKLLKVRPYVTYFHSSKYISDLANGNICVAVGYSGDIFQAKARAEEAGKGIQLAYSIPKEGGNLWFDMLAIPADAPDAKHGLAFIDYLLKPEVIAKVSDYVGYANPNLKSGEFMDQDVRNDEAVYPPQAIQDKLYVNVELPPKVQRLMTRSWTKVKSGK; encoded by the coding sequence TTGTCACACTCTTTGTTTCGCAAGGCCATGCTGATCGGTGCGGGTCTGACCCTGGCGCTCAATGCCCAAGCGGCAGGCACCGTGCACATCTACAACTGGTCCGACTACATCGGCGAAAGCACCCTGGCGGATTTCGAAGCGGCCAGCGGTATCAAGCCGGTCTACGACGTCTTCGATTCCAACGAAACCCTGGAAGGCAAGTTGCTGGCCGGCCATACCGGCTACGACGTGGTGGTGCCGTCCAACCATTTCCTGGGCAAGCAGATCAAGGCCGGCGCTTTCCAGAAGCTGGACAAGAGTCAGCTGTCCAATTATTCGAACCTGGACCCGGTGCTGCTCAAGCGCCTGGAAAAGAACGATCCGGGTAACCAGTACGCCGTACCCTATCTATGGGGCACCAATGGCATCGGTTACAACGTCGACAAGATCAAGGCCGTGCTGGGCGTCGACAAGATCGACTCCTGGGCCATGGTGTTCGAGCCCGAAAACATCAAGAAACTGTCCAAGTGCGGCGTCGCCTTCCTCGACTCGCCCGACGAGATGTTTCCGGCCGTGCTCAACTACATGGGCCTGGACCCCAACACCACCGACGAAAAACTCTACAAGCAAGCCGAAGCGAAGCTGCTCAAGGTCCGTCCCTACGTGACCTACTTCCATTCTTCCAAGTACATCAGCGACCTGGCCAATGGCAACATCTGTGTGGCCGTGGGTTACTCCGGCGACATATTCCAGGCCAAGGCGCGTGCCGAGGAAGCGGGCAAGGGCATCCAATTGGCCTATTCGATTCCCAAGGAAGGCGGCAACCTGTGGTTCGACATGCTGGCCATCCCTGCCGATGCGCCGGATGCCAAGCACGGCCTGGCGTTCATCGACTATCTGTTGAAACCTGAAGTGATCGCCAAGGTCAGCGACTACGTGGGCTATGCCAACCCCAATCTCAAGTCCGGCGAATTCATGGACCAGGACGTACGCAACGACGAGGCGGTGTATCCGCCACAGGCCATACAGGACAAGCTGTACGTCAACGTCGAGCTGCCGCCCAAGGTGCAGCGCTTGATGACGCGCAGCTGGACCAAGGTCAAGTCGGGCAAATAA
- the potA gene encoding polyamine ABC transporter ATP-binding protein produces the protein MAVASSAYKKALEGSQQPKKVLVRIEKVTKKFDETVAVDDVSLEINQGEIFALLGGSGSGKSTLLRMLAGFERPTEGRIFLDGVDITDMPPYERPINMMFQSYALFPHMTVAQNIAFGLKQDKLPAAEIDARVAEMLKLVQMTQYGKRKPHQLSGGQRQRVALARSLAKKPKLLLLDEPMGALDKKLRSQMQLELVEIIERVGVTCVMVTHDQEEAMTMAQRIAIMHLGWIAQIGSPIDIYETPTSRLVCEFIGNVNLFEGQVVEDMEGYALISSPELERSIYVGHGVSTAAEDKNVTYAIRPEKMLVTTEQPTSEHNWSRGKVHDIAYLGGHSVFHVQLPCGKLVQSFVANAERRNARPTWDDEVFVWWEDDSGVVLRS, from the coding sequence ATGGCTGTTGCCTCCAGCGCCTACAAAAAAGCCCTCGAAGGCAGCCAGCAACCGAAGAAGGTGCTGGTGCGGATCGAAAAGGTCACCAAGAAATTCGACGAAACGGTGGCCGTGGACGACGTGTCGCTGGAAATCAACCAGGGCGAGATCTTCGCCTTGCTGGGCGGGTCGGGTTCCGGCAAGTCCACCTTGCTGCGCATGCTAGCAGGCTTCGAACGGCCGACCGAGGGGCGTATCTTCCTCGATGGCGTGGACATCACCGACATGCCGCCCTACGAGCGGCCGATCAACATGATGTTCCAGTCCTATGCGTTGTTCCCGCACATGACGGTCGCGCAGAACATCGCCTTCGGCCTCAAGCAGGACAAACTGCCGGCGGCCGAGATCGATGCGCGCGTGGCGGAAATGCTCAAGCTGGTGCAGATGACCCAGTACGGCAAGCGCAAGCCCCATCAATTGTCCGGTGGCCAGCGTCAGCGCGTTGCGCTGGCTCGCTCGCTGGCAAAGAAACCCAAGCTGTTGCTGCTCGACGAGCCGATGGGGGCGCTGGACAAGAAGCTGCGCTCGCAGATGCAACTGGAGCTGGTGGAGATCATCGAGCGGGTCGGTGTGACCTGTGTGATGGTGACCCACGACCAGGAAGAGGCCATGACCATGGCCCAGCGCATCGCCATCATGCACCTGGGCTGGATCGCCCAGATCGGCAGCCCGATCGACATCTACGAAACCCCCACCAGCCGCCTGGTGTGCGAGTTCATCGGCAACGTCAACCTGTTCGAAGGCCAGGTGGTCGAGGACATGGAAGGCTACGCGCTGATCAGCAGCCCGGAGCTGGAACGCAGCATCTATGTCGGCCATGGCGTGAGTACCGCTGCCGAAGACAAGAACGTGACCTACGCCATTCGCCCGGAAAAGATGCTGGTGACCACCGAGCAGCCCACCAGCGAGCACAACTGGTCGCGTGGCAAGGTCCATGACATCGCCTACCTGGGCGGTCATTCGGTGTTCCACGTGCAGTTGCCGTGCGGCAAGCTGGTGCAATCGTTCGTGGCCAACGCCGAGCGCCGCAACGCCCGGCCGACCTGGGACGACGAAGTATTCGTCTGGTGGGAAGACGACAGCGGCGTGGTACTGCGCTCATGA
- a CDS encoding ABC transporter permease subunit gives MPDGRQMVIGVPFLWLFLFFMLPFFIVLKISFAEADVAIPPYTEIWSYAEQKFELILNFANYALLTEDDLYISAYLGSLKMAFFSTLICLLVGYPMAYAISKARKDLQTVLLLLIMMPTWTAILIRVYAWMGILSNNGLLNAFLMWLGVIDQPLQILNTNLAVYIGVVYAYLPFMILPLFANLVKHDNSLLEAASDLGSSTFNSFWKITVPLSKNGIIAGCMLVFIPVVGEFVIPELLGGPETLMIGRVLWQEFFNNRDWPVASALAVLMLAILIVPIVLFNRSQAKELEGKP, from the coding sequence ATCCCCGATGGGCGCCAGATGGTCATCGGCGTGCCGTTCCTGTGGTTGTTCCTGTTCTTCATGCTGCCGTTTTTCATCGTTCTCAAGATCAGCTTCGCCGAAGCCGACGTGGCCATTCCGCCGTACACCGAAATCTGGAGCTACGCCGAACAGAAGTTCGAGCTGATCCTCAATTTCGCCAACTACGCGCTGCTCACCGAAGACGACCTGTACATCTCGGCCTACCTGGGCTCGTTGAAGATGGCCTTCTTCAGCACGCTGATCTGCCTGTTGGTCGGCTATCCCATGGCCTACGCCATCAGCAAGGCGCGCAAGGACCTGCAGACCGTACTGTTGCTGCTGATCATGATGCCGACCTGGACTGCTATCCTGATCCGCGTGTACGCCTGGATGGGCATCCTGAGCAACAACGGTTTGCTCAACGCTTTCCTGATGTGGCTGGGCGTGATCGATCAACCGTTGCAGATCCTCAACACCAACCTGGCGGTGTACATCGGCGTGGTCTATGCGTACCTGCCGTTCATGATCCTGCCGTTGTTCGCCAACTTGGTGAAGCATGACAACAGCCTGCTGGAAGCGGCCTCCGACCTGGGTTCGAGCACCTTCAACAGCTTCTGGAAGATCACCGTGCCGCTGTCCAAGAACGGCATCATCGCCGGCTGCATGCTGGTGTTCATTCCGGTAGTCGGCGAGTTCGTGATTCCCGAGCTGCTCGGTGGCCCGGAAACCCTGATGATCGGCCGGGTGTTGTGGCAGGAGTTCTTCAACAACCGCGACTGGCCCGTTGCTTCGGCGCTGGCGGTGCTGATGCTGGCGATTCTGATCGTGCCCATCGTGCTGTTCAATCGCAGCCAGGCCAAAGAGCTGGAGGGCAAGCCATGA
- a CDS encoding ABC transporter permease subunit, whose amino-acid sequence MKRFGFSKLILILGLVFIYAPMLILVIYSFNASRLVTVWGGWSVQWYVGLLDNDQLMGAVMRSLEIACYTAVAAVALGTMAAFVLTRISRFKGRTMFGGLVTAPLVMPEVITGLSLLLLFVAMAQVIGWPQERGIATIWIAHTTFCASYVAVVVSSRLRELDLSIEEAAMDLGARPWKVFFLITIPMIAPSLAAGGMMSFALSLDDLVLASFVSGPGSTTLPMEVFSAVRLGVKPEINAVASLILLAVSLVTFLVWYFGRRAEERRRKAIQQAIEESAANAWQQPTAQRPVASV is encoded by the coding sequence ATGAAGCGTTTCGGGTTCTCCAAACTGATCCTGATCCTGGGGCTTGTCTTCATCTATGCCCCGATGCTGATCCTGGTGATCTACTCGTTCAACGCCTCGCGCCTGGTGACGGTGTGGGGCGGCTGGTCGGTGCAGTGGTACGTCGGCCTGCTGGACAACGATCAACTGATGGGCGCAGTGATGCGCTCGCTGGAAATCGCCTGCTACACGGCGGTGGCGGCCGTTGCGCTGGGGACCATGGCAGCGTTCGTGCTGACGCGCATCAGCCGCTTCAAGGGGCGCACGATGTTCGGCGGCCTGGTGACGGCGCCGCTGGTGATGCCCGAGGTGATCACCGGCCTGTCGTTGCTGCTGCTGTTCGTGGCCATGGCCCAAGTGATCGGCTGGCCGCAGGAACGCGGCATCGCCACGATCTGGATCGCCCACACCACCTTCTGCGCCTCGTACGTGGCGGTGGTGGTGTCCTCGCGGCTGCGTGAACTGGACCTGTCGATCGAAGAGGCCGCCATGGACCTCGGTGCGCGGCCGTGGAAGGTGTTCTTCCTGATCACCATTCCAATGATCGCGCCATCGCTGGCAGCGGGCGGGATGATGTCTTTCGCGCTGTCGCTGGATGACCTGGTGCTGGCCAGCTTCGTTTCCGGACCCGGCTCCACGACCCTGCCGATGGAAGTGTTCTCGGCCGTGCGCCTGGGCGTGAAGCCCGAGATCAACGCGGTGGCCAGCCTGATCCTGCTGGCGGTTTCGTTGGTGACGTTCCTGGTCTGGTACTTCGGTCGGCGGGCCGAGGAACGTCGCCGCAAGGCGATCCAGCAAGCCATCGAGGAAAGCGCGGCGAACGCCTGGCAGCAGCCCACGGCACAGCGGCCGGTGGCGTCGGTTTGA
- a CDS encoding alpha/beta hydrolase, with protein MSPAFQPDTLRTSLLPLNARQPLSAEAQAYRRFYQLDLPAQSWLGRFSAAGFDLVAQVWIPQRAVATLFVMHGFYDHMGLYRHAVQWAMERNFAVISCDLPGHGLSSGERASIHNFADYQATLDGLFAEASLLQLPQPWHLLGQSTGGAIIVDHLLHHGEQSPAQGRVLLMAPLVRPSAWGVSKLSYRVLKPFVSGIARRFSANTNDPDFMPFLQADPLQPRRLPTAWVGALVQWVQHIEAAPRSPRTVLIVQGDDDDTVDWHHNLKVLRAKFADVRVLQVAGARHHLVNELPAIRAQCFGFFDQHL; from the coding sequence ATGTCCCCTGCATTCCAGCCCGACACACTACGTACTTCTCTGCTACCTCTAAACGCACGGCAGCCGCTGTCCGCCGAAGCCCAGGCCTACCGACGCTTCTACCAGCTCGACCTGCCCGCGCAAAGCTGGCTGGGCCGCTTCTCGGCAGCCGGTTTCGACCTCGTCGCCCAGGTATGGATACCGCAACGAGCTGTCGCCACGCTCTTCGTGATGCACGGCTTCTATGATCACATGGGGCTGTATCGACACGCGGTGCAGTGGGCCATGGAACGAAACTTCGCCGTCATTTCCTGCGACCTGCCGGGCCATGGCCTGTCCAGTGGCGAACGGGCCAGCATCCATAACTTTGCCGACTATCAGGCCACCCTCGACGGCTTGTTCGCCGAGGCGAGCCTGCTGCAGTTGCCCCAACCGTGGCATTTGCTGGGCCAGAGCACGGGCGGCGCAATCATCGTCGACCACTTGCTGCACCACGGCGAGCAATCGCCGGCGCAAGGACGGGTCCTGTTGATGGCGCCGCTGGTGCGACCCTCCGCGTGGGGCGTGTCAAAGCTCAGCTATCGGGTGCTCAAACCCTTCGTCAGCGGTATTGCCCGGCGCTTCAGCGCTAATACCAACGACCCGGATTTCATGCCCTTTCTGCAAGCCGATCCACTGCAGCCGCGGCGCCTGCCGACGGCGTGGGTGGGTGCGCTGGTGCAGTGGGTGCAGCACATCGAAGCCGCGCCGCGCAGTCCGCGGACGGTGCTGATCGTGCAGGGCGATGACGACGACACCGTGGACTGGCACCACAACCTCAAGGTGCTGCGAGCCAAGTTCGCCGACGTGCGGGTGTTGCAGGTGGCGGGGGCCAGGCATCACCTGGTCAATGAGCTACCGGCCATTCGGGCGCAGTGTTTCGGGTTTTTTGACCAGCATCTGTAA
- a CDS encoding DUF2059 domain-containing protein, with protein sequence MRRVLVFLMMFSTTPAWADDHDQLYKAAGWPEQRAHFSDALKAAQQRYQSSLPPAVFQALVSNSDQRFAAQAMDQRAEARLRQGLADPKPALAFFESPLGRKIVAAELLATRSDQLAKNAQGLPKLQVESTRALLIGHLAQALPARQAGAEVSLAIAGVAADSLSSMIPGLLGGGQAAGLLDGQRERLQQQIAIDLNNTLLYVYRELSDPQLEEFVGFAESAAGQAYYQAALEAVRAGLAVGQPQDRAGN encoded by the coding sequence ATGCGCCGCGTCCTTGTGTTCTTGATGATGTTCAGTACGACGCCCGCCTGGGCCGACGACCACGACCAGCTGTACAAGGCCGCTGGCTGGCCTGAACAAAGGGCACATTTCAGCGATGCCCTCAAGGCGGCCCAGCAGCGTTACCAGAGCAGCCTGCCACCGGCGGTGTTCCAGGCACTGGTGAGCAACAGCGACCAACGCTTCGCGGCCCAGGCCATGGACCAGCGTGCCGAGGCGCGGCTGCGTCAGGGTCTGGCCGACCCCAAGCCGGCCCTCGCTTTCTTCGAGTCGCCCTTGGGCCGCAAGATCGTCGCCGCCGAACTACTGGCGACTCGCAGCGATCAACTGGCCAAGAACGCTCAGGGTCTGCCGAAACTGCAGGTGGAGTCCACGCGCGCATTGTTGATCGGCCACTTGGCGCAGGCACTGCCTGCCCGCCAGGCCGGTGCGGAGGTCAGCCTGGCGATCGCCGGGGTGGCCGCCGACAGCCTCAGTTCGATGATTCCCGGGCTGCTCGGCGGTGGACAGGCGGCTGGCTTGCTCGACGGTCAGCGCGAGCGGCTGCAGCAGCAGATCGCCATCGATTTGAACAACACGCTGTTGTACGTGTACCGCGAACTCTCCGATCCTCAACTGGAAGAGTTCGTCGGCTTCGCCGAGTCTGCCGCTGGACAGGCTTATTATCAGGCGGCCTTGGAAGCGGTGCGTGCGGGGCTGGCGGTTGGACAGCCCCAGGACAGAGCCGGGAATTGA
- a CDS encoding 2OG-Fe(II) oxygenase — MPGMPIPSDHPLLLRIVDDLAEHGWSQQELFVPQDLTLALAAECRLRHAQGELAPAAVGRGPSQEIREGIRGDRIQWIETGEAASCDRYMTIMDSLREALNRGLFLGLEDFECHFALYPPGSVYLRHLDRFRDDDRRMVSAVLYLNDADWSEEDGGQLRMYLQGDTAYDVQPMGGTLVVFLSGEVPHEVMPAQRNRLSLTGWFRRRGNEPF; from the coding sequence ATGCCGGGCATGCCAATACCTTCTGACCATCCACTGCTGCTGCGCATCGTCGACGACCTGGCCGAACACGGCTGGTCGCAGCAGGAACTCTTCGTGCCCCAGGATCTGACCCTGGCGCTGGCCGCCGAGTGCCGTTTGCGTCATGCCCAGGGTGAACTGGCGCCAGCGGCTGTCGGGCGCGGCCCGTCCCAAGAAATTCGCGAAGGCATTCGCGGTGATCGCATCCAATGGATCGAAACGGGCGAAGCGGCCTCGTGCGATCGCTACATGACGATCATGGACAGCCTGCGCGAGGCCCTGAATCGCGGCCTGTTCCTGGGGCTGGAAGACTTCGAATGCCACTTTGCCCTGTACCCGCCGGGCAGCGTTTACCTGCGCCACCTGGACCGCTTTCGCGACGATGACCGGCGCATGGTTTCAGCGGTGCTGTACCTGAACGATGCGGACTGGAGCGAAGAGGATGGGGGACAGTTGCGCATGTACCTGCAAGGCGACACGGCGTACGACGTGCAGCCGATGGGTGGCACGCTGGTGGTGTTTCTGTCGGGAGAGGTCCCGCACGAGGTGATGCCGGCGCAGCGCAACCGGCTGTCGCTGACAGGCTGGTTTCGCCGTCGCGGCAACGAGCCGTTCTGA